From the Hevea brasiliensis isolate MT/VB/25A 57/8 chromosome 15, ASM3005281v1, whole genome shotgun sequence genome, one window contains:
- the LOC110665069 gene encoding uncharacterized protein LOC110665069 isoform X2 — protein MFFLRLRLREPKVRSSVALVLELLLKARLIDPMFLFPIAEVVLEKLGDPDIEIKNAFVRLLSHVIPTTIYVCGLCDHGTFITSRPNALILGNSSNLHWKQLFSLKQLRQQLHSQQLVSILSYISQRWKVPLSSWIQRLIHSRQSAKDLVLGHIEETQKFGANVPWLDIKVDEDILERICSVNNLAGAWWAIHEAARYCITTRLRTNLGGPTQTFAALEGMLVEIAHVLQLDIEQTDGNLSIIGSSGAHLLPMRLLLDFVEALKKNVYNAYEGSAILPSASRQSSLFFRSNRKVCEEWFSRICEPMMNAGLALQCHDATIQYCSVRLQELKNLWASSLKEKSRPHMSENLHNIRDKFSGDILRVLRHMALALCKNHEPEALVGLRQWASMTFSSLLVDENQSLSHSGMLGPFAWITGLVHQAEGQYERAAAYFTHLLQNEESLSSMGSDGVQFAISRIIECYAAVSDWRYLESWLIELQTLRSKHAGKSYSGALTTAGNEINAIHALARFDEGDFQSAWACLDLTPKSSSELTLDPKLALQRSEQMLLQAMLLHLEGKADKVPHEIHKAKSMLEEILSVLPLDSLTEAVPPATQLCCIFVFEECHKLKGNLVNSKQQQSILSSYIESVQSVMNRVHQDCNPWLKVLRVYQTNFPTSPVTLKLCMDLSSLARKQGNLMLARRLNNYLRDRVLSSSEQRHSDFLLLNLQYEDFLLMYEENKFEDAFANLWSFIRSCMFSPASIVSDSDDNILKAKACLKLSGWLRRDYLDLNLENIVHRMLADFSVDDKALLSRGGPSVNDENLSSKLSLRIIVEEIVGTATKLSTQLCSIMGKSWISYASWCFSQARDSLLAPCENVLRSCSFSSLLLPEVLPERFKLTEDERSQVQYAVLKLFRNEGDAFNGEGGEWKLWFNSMQHPRINNLVEALVHQAVDIIEAAAGAPGAENSNGESLSATLASQLQTFLSAKAGLKGTDISTAVNELVNVWWSLRRRRVSLFGYAAHGFMQYLTYSSLRFSDYQLAGSGCESLKRKTGSYILRATVYVLHIFLNYGVELKDTIEPALSTIPLLPWQEVTPQLFARLSSHPEQLVRKQLEGLLMMLAKQSPWSIVYPTLVDVNANDNKPSEELQHILGCLRELYPRLIQDVQLMINELGNVTVLWEELWLSTLQDLHADVMRRINVLKEEAARIAENATLSQSEKNKISAAKYSAMMAPIVVALERRLASTSRKPETPHEGWFYREYREQLKSAIWTFKTPPASAAALGDVWRPFDDIAASLASYQRKSSIILGEVAPQLASLSSSDVPMPGLEKQVTVAESDRDLTITLQGMVAIASFSEQVTILSTKTKPKKLVLHGSDGQKYTYLLKGREDLRLDARIMQLLQAINGIMDSSSATRKHLLAIRYYSVTPISGQAGLIQWVDNVISIYSVFKSWQNRLQLAQFSAMGPGTGKNSAPPPVPRPSDMFYGKIIPALKEKGIRRVISRRDWPHDVKRKVLLDLMKEVPRQLLYQELWCASEGFKAFSLKLRRYSGSVAAMSIVGHILGLGDRHLDNILVDFCSGDIVHIDYNICFDKGQRLKIPEIVPFRLTQMIEAALGLTGVEGTFRANCEAVVDILRKNKDILLMLLEVFVWDPLVEWTRGDFHDDAAIGGEERKGMELAVSLSLFASRVQEIRVPLQEHHDLLLATLPAVESALERFSDVLNQYELASALFYRADQERSSLILRETSVKSIVAEATCNSEKTRASFEIQAREFAQAKAVVVEKAQEAATWMEQHGRILDALRSNLLPEVDTCLKLTNMADALSLTSAVQVAGVPLTIVPEPTQAQCQDIDREVSQLVAELHHGLSSALAGMQVYSLSLQRILPLNYLTTSAVHGWAQVLQLSANALSSDILSLARRQAAEIISTVQGDNLDSVKHSHADLCLKLEKYAIEMEKVEAESAELESSVGLETESKVKDRLLSAFVKYMQSAGVVKKEDASSFNQSGQLKYDATRDAKLPVEQEDKKDKVLSVLNVVVSSLYNEVKHRVLDIFSDSAGGRNANGRFGTIFSEFEEQIEKCVLVVGFVNELQQFIGWDIASGDIEVSHAKNDPEKNWASIFKTSLLSCKSLIGQMTEVVLLDVMRSAVSLNSEIMDAFGLISQIRGTIDTALEQLLEVELERASLVELEKNYFVKVGLITEQQLALEEAAMKGRDHLSWEEAEELASQEEACRAQLDQLHQTWNDREMRTTSLIKREADIKSALVSSECHFQSLINTEEMGEPHILGSKALLSLLVKPFSELESLDKSLSICGGSVISRSDEFSNLADLMSSGYSISEYIWKFGGLLNSHSFFIWKVCVVDSFLDLCIHDVASSVDQNLGFDQLFNVVKRKLEAQLQEHICRYLKERVAASFLAWLDRENERLKLLAETTKELPMDQLKKDVGIVRKVQLMLEEYCNAHETARAVRSAASTMKKHGNELKEAFHKTGLEIVQLEWMHDALIPSQKSRATFQKFLAIEDNLYSIILNLSRPNLLEGIQSAIKKLARSIDCLQACERNSIVAEGQLERAMGWACGGPTSSMTGNMSNKTSGIPPEFHDHLMRRQKLLWEAREKASDIVKICMSILEFEASRDGIFRIPGEIYPVMTGGDGRTWQQAYLNALTKLEVTYHSFTCAEQEWKLAQSSMEAASSGLYSATNELCIASLKAKSASGDLQSTVLAMRDCAYEASVALSAFGRVSRGHTALTSESGTMLDEVLAITEDLHDVYILGKEASAVHHSLMEDLSKANAILLPLESVLSKDVTAMTDAMNRERETKMEVSPIHGQAIYQSYRVRIREAIQTFMPLVPSFTLSVKGLYLILMRLARTASLHAGNLHKALEGLAESQDVKSQGISLSRADLDGGPNEFDDKGSDRLSTSDGGSTKDFLGDTGLSLQDKGWISPPDSICSGSSESGITEASLVDSSSDLAEVIGQFSHSRVVTDCLNSAPSSQAHYQELSQSGQLISKCEEVNNSDNSYVTGASELNEHRKSAALSSGEAATAHVESLLPLNEDNSTLKYDVKDDGISSLSKVKIEDENLEASHPNSRIGNRVARGKNAYAISVLRRIEMKIDGRDIAENREISVGEQVDYLIKQATSVDNLCNMYEGWTPWI, from the exons ATGTTCTTTCTCCGCTTGCGGTTAAG GGAACCAAAAGTGAGATCATCTGTGGCTTTGGTTTTGGAGCTTCTTTTGAAGGCAAGGCTCATAGATCCCATGTTTCTCTTTCCCATAGCTGAAGTGGTCTTAGAAAAACTTGGTGATCCagatattgaaataaaaaatgcaTTTGTTAGACTGCTTTCCCATGTCATTCCCACAACAATTTATGTATGTGGTTTATGTGATCACGGAACATTTATCACATCAAGGCCCAATGCACTTATACTTGGTAACAGTTCTAATTTGCACTGGAAGCAATTATTTTCCCTGAAGCAGCTGCGACAGCAACTTCATTCACAGCAACTTGTTTCCATTTTGAGTTACATATCCCAAAGATGGAAAGTACCGCTTTCTTCTTGGATCCAACGGCTTATTCACAGCCGTCAAAGTGCAAAGGACCTTGTTCTAGGTCATATTGAGGAAACACAAAAATTTGGTGCCAATGTCCCCTGGTTGGATATAAAGGTGGATGAAGATATTCTGGAAAGAATTTGCTCAGTTAATAATTTGGCTGGTGCTTGGTGGGCTATCCATGAAGCagctagatattgtattacaaCACGGCTTCGAACTAATCTTGGTGGGCCAACCCAAACATTTGCGGCATTGGAAGGAATGCTTGTGGAAATTGCACATGTGCTACAGCTTGACATTGAGCAAACTGATGGAAATCTGAGTATAATAGGATCTTCTGGTGCTCATTTGTTACCAATGAGGTTGCTACTGGATTTTGTTGAGGCCCTAAAGAAGAATGTATACAATGCATATGAAGGGTCTGCTATTTTACCATCTGCTTCACGCCAGAGTTCATTGTTCTTTCGTTCAAACAGGAAGGTCTGTGAGGAGTGGTTTTCTCGTATATGCGAGCCAATGATGAATGCTGGATTAGCACTACAATGTCATGATGCTACGATTCAATATTGTAGTGTGCGTTTGCAGGAGCTTAAGAATCTTTGGGCTTCATCTTTGAAGGAGAAGTCTAGACCACATATGTCTGAGAATCTTCATAATATCAGGGATAAATTTTCTGGAGACATTTTGAGAGTTTTACGACACATGGCATTGGCTCTGTGTAAGAATCATGAACCGGAGGCATTGGTTGGTCTACGACAATGGGCTTCAATGACATTTTCTTCCTTGCTAGTGGATGAGAACCAGTCTCTGAGTCATAGTGGAATGTTGGGCCCTTTTGCCTGGATAACTGGTCTGGTACATCAGGCAGAAGGCCAGTATGAAAGAGCTGCTGCTTACTTCACTCACTTGTTACAGAATGAGGAGTCACTCAGCTCTATGGGTTCTGATGGTGTACAGTTTGCTATTTCACGTATTATTGAGTGTTATGCTGCTGTATCAGATTGGAGATATCTAGAATCTTGGTTAATAGAGTTGCAAACACTTCGTTCTAAACATGCTGGAAAGAGTTATTCTGGTGCTTTAACTACAGCTGGCAATGAAATCAACGCAATTCATGCGTTGGCACGCTTTGATGAGGGTGATTTTCAGTCAGCTTGGGCTTGTCTAGATTTGACCCCTAAAAGCAGCTCTGAACTTACACTTGATCCTAAACTTGCCTTGCAGAGAAGTGAACAAATGCTTTTACAGGCAATGCTGCTCCATCTTGAAGGGAAGGCAGACAAAGTGCCACATGAAATACACAAGGCCAAGTCGATGCTGGAGGAAATATTGTCTGTTTTGCCACTTGATTCTTTAACAGAAGCAGTGCCCCCTGCTACACAGTTATGCTGCATCTTTGTATTTGAAGAATGTCACAAGCTTAAGGGCAATCTGGTGAATTCTAAGCAACAGCAATCAATATTAAGTTCTTATATTGAGTCAGTGCAATCTGTTATGAATAGAGTTCATCAAGACTGTAATCCATGGTTAAAAGTTCTCCGGGTTTATCAAACCAATTTTCCAACTTCTCCAGTCACTCTAAAGCTCTGCATGGATTTATCAAGTTTAGCCCGTAAACAGGGAAACCTAATGTTGGCAAGACGTTTAAACAACTATCTCAGGGATCGTGTACTGAGTTCCTCTGAGCAAAGACATAGTGATTTCTTATTGTTAAATTTGCAATACGAGGATTTCTTGCTCATGTATGAGGAAAACAAGTTTGAAGATGCTTTTGCAAATCTTTGGTCATTTATCCGTTCTTGCATGTTTTCTCCTGCATCCATAGTTTCTGATTCAGATGATAATATTTTGAAGGCCAAAGCATGCTTGAAACTTTCAGGTTGGTTGAGAAGAGATTATCTGGATCTGAATTTGGAGAATATTGTTCACAGGATGCTAGCGGATTTTAGTGTTGATGATAAAGCTTTGCTCAGCAGAGGTGGACCATCTGTCAATGATGAGAACTTAAGTTCTAAACTGAGTCTGCGCATTATTGTTGAGGAAATTGTAGGTACAGCTACAAAATTGTCTACACAACTTTGCTCCATAATGGGAAAATCATGGATTTCTTATGCATCTTGGTGTTTCAGTCAGGCTAGAGACTCTCTCTTAGCTCCATGTGAAAATGTCCTCCGCTCATGCTCTTTCTCTTCTCTACTTCTTCCAGAAGTTCTGCCCGAAAGATTTAAGTTGACTGAAGATGAAAGAAGCCAAGTGCAGTATGCTGTTTTGAAGCTTTTTAGGAATGAGGGAGATGCTTTCAATGGTGAAGGGGGAGAGTGGAAACTTTGGTTTAATTCTATGCAACATCCAAGAATTAACAACCTTGTGGAGGCTTTGGTACACCAAGCAGTGGATATAATTGAAGCTGCTGCTGGGGCACCTGGTGCAGAAAATTCCAATGGTGAGTCCCTTTCTGCTACTCTAGCATCTCAGCTGCAAACCTTCCTAAGTGCAAAAGCTGGCCTCAAAGGAACAGATATCTCCACTGCGGTTAATGAGTTAGTTAATGTTTGGTGGTCTTTGAGGAGAAGACGGGTGTCTCTCTTTGGGTATGCAGCTCATGGTTTCATGCAATACCTGACATACTCATCTTTAAGGTTTTCTGATTATCAGTTGGCTGGCTCTGGGTGTGAGTCACTAAAACGAAAAACTGGCAGCTACATTTTGAGGGCTACCGTGTATGTGCTACACATCTTCCTCAATTATGGAGTTGAGTTGAAAGATACAATTGAACCTGCTCTTTCAACAATTCCCTTGTTGCCATGGCAG GAAGTCACTCCCCAGTTGTTTGCTCGTTTAAGTTCTCACCCAGAGCAACTTGTTCGCAAGCAATTGGAGGGTTTACTAATGATGTTGGCGAAGCAATCTCCTTGGTCCATAGTGTACCCAACACTAGTTGATGTAAATGCTAATGACAATAAACCTTCAGAGGAGCTTCAACACATACTTGGTTGCTTG AGAGAGCTGTACCCGAGATTAATTCAAGATGTTCAACTGATGATAAATGAACTTGGAAATGTTACTGTTCTTTGGGAGGAACTATGGCTTAGCACACTTCAAGATCTTCATGCAG ATGTAATGAGACGCATAAATGTGCTGAAAGAGGAAGCTGCACGAATTGCAGAGAATGCCACTTTAAGTCAGAGTGAGAAGAATAAGATAAGTGCTGCTAAATACTCAGCCATGATGGCTCCCATTGTGGTTGCTTTAGAACGCCGCCTGGCTTCAACTTCTCGAAAACCTGAAACTCCTCATGAAGGATGGTTCTATCGGGAATACAGAGAACAATTAAAGTCAGCCATTTGGACATTTAAGACTCCTCCAGCTTCAGCTGCTGCACTTGGAGATGTGTGGCGGCCATTTGATGATATTGCTGCATCATTAGCTTCCTATCAGAGAAAGTCATCAATAATATTAGGAGAAGTTGCACCCCAACTGGCTTCATTGTCATCTTCTGATGTTCCAATGCCTGGTCTTGAGAAGCAAGTCACAGTAGCTGAATCTGACAGAGATCTGACTATAACTCTTCAGGGAATGGTTGCAATTGCTTCTTTTTCTGAACAAGTGACTATCTTGTCAACCAAGACAAAACCTAAGAAACTTGTTCTACATGGTTCGGATGGTCAAAAGTACACTTATCTTTTGAAAGGGCGAGAAGATCTGCGCCTCGATGCCAGAATCATGCAGCTTCTGCAAGCTATAAATGGTATAATGGATTCATCTTCTGCAACTCGTAAGCATTTGCTGGCTATACGGTATTATTCTGTAACGCCAATCAGTGGTCAGGCAGGCCTTATCCAGTGGGTGGACAATGTGATAAGCATATACAGTGTGTTTAAGTCCTGGCAAAACCGTCTACAGCTAGCCCAGTTCTCAGCAATGGGTCCAGGCACTGGAAAAAATTCTGCTCCTCCACCTGTTCCTCGACCAAGTGATATGTTCTATGGTAAAATTATACCAGCACTTAAAGAGAAAGGTATAAGAAGAGTAATTTCACGAAGAGACTGGCCTCATGATGTCAAGCGTAAAGTTCTTCTGGATTTAATGAAGGAAGTTCCTAGACAGCTGCTATACCAAGAGCTTTGGTGTGCTAGTGAAGGGTTCAAAGCCTTCAGCTTAAAATTGAGGAG GTATTCTGGAAGCGTTGCAGCCATGAGTATTGTGGGCCACATTCTTGGTCTAGGGGATAGACATTTGGATAACATTCTGGTGGATTTCTGCAGTGGGGATATTGTGCATATTGATTACAATATTTGCTTTGATAAGGGGCAAAGACTAAAGATTCCCGAAATTGTTCCATTCCGTCTTACTCAGATGATTGAAGCTGCTTTAGGATTGACTGGAGTAGAGGGTACCTTCAGAGCAAACTGTGAGGCAGTTGTTGACATTCTGAGGAAAAACAAGGACATACTCTTGATGTTACTGGAGGTCTTTGTTTGGGATCCACTTGTAGAATGGACCCGAGGGGATTTTCATGATGATGCAGCAATTGGTGGTGAAGAAAGAAAGGGCATGGAATTGGCAGTTAGCTTGAGTTTATTTGCATCCCGGGTGCAAGAAATTCGTGTTCCCTTGCAG GAACATCATGATCTCTTGTTGGCTACCTTGCCTGCTGTTGAATCTGCTCTTGAG AGGTTTTCTGATGTTCTAAACCAATATGAGCTTGCCTCTGCTCTTTTCTATCGAGCTGACCAAGAGAGATCCAGCCTTATTCTTCGTGAGACATCTGTGAAGTCGATAGTGGCTGAAGCAACTTGTAATTCGGAGAAAACCCGTGCATCATTTGAAATTCAGGCTAGAGAATTTGCTCAGGCAAAGGCTGTGGTAGTTGAGAAGGCTCAAGAAGCTGCAACTTGGATGGAACAGCATGGAAGGATCCTTGATGCATTACGGAGCAATTTACTTCCGGAAGTAGATACCTGCCTAAAGCTTACTAATATGGCTGATGCTTTGTCTCTTACATCAGCTGTTCAAGTTGCAGGAGTTCCTTTGACCATAGTTCCTGAGCCCACACAAGCACAATGCCAGGACATAGATAGGGAAGTTTCTCAACTCGTAGCTGAGCTGCATCATGGACTCTCATCTGCCCTAGCTGGAATGCAAGTATATTCTCTGTCTTTGCAAAGAATTCTACCTTTAAACTACCTTACCACTAGTGCAGTACATGGCTGGGCACAAGTGTTGCAACTGTCTGCAAACGCCCTATCCTCTGATATTCTCTCTCTTGCCAGAAGACAGGCTGCTGAAATTATTTCCACAGTACAAGGAGATAATCTTGATTCTGTTAAACATAGTCATGCTGATCTTTGTCTTAAACTGGAGAAATATGCAATTGAGATGGAGAAAGTTGAAGCAGAGAGTGCTGAGCTAGAGAGTTCTGTAGGCTTGGAGACTGAATCAAAAGTTAAGGAtcgtcttctatctgcttttgttAAGTACATGCAGTCTGCCGGTGTTGTAAAGAAAGAAGATGCTAGTTCTTTTAATCAATCAGGACAATTAAAATATGATGCGACCAGGGATGCTAAGTTACCAGTGGAGCAGGAAGACAAGAAGGACAAGGTTCTATCTGTTTTAAATGTAGTTGTAAGTTCCTTGTACAATGAGGTTAAGCATAGGGTTCTTGACATATTTAGTGATTCtgctggaggaagaaatgcaaatgGTAGATTTGGAACTATTTTCTCTGAGTTTGAAGAGCAAATAGAGAAATGTGTACTTGTAGTGGGGTTTGTTAATGAACTGCAGCAATTTATTGGTTGGGACATAGCTAGTGGGGATATAGAAGTAAGCCACGCAAAAAATGATCCTGAAAAAAACTGGGCTTCCATATTTAAAACCTCTTTGCTTTCCTGTAAGAGTTTAATTGGGCAAATGACTGAAGTTGTTCTACTGGATGTGATGAGATCTGCTGTTTCATTGAATTCAGAAATTATGGACGCATTTGGATTGATCTCACAAATCCGGGGGACCATTGACACagcattggagcagctattggaGGTTGAATTGGAGAGGGCATCCTTGGTTGAACTTGAAAAGAACTACTTTGTTAAGGTTGGTCTCATTACTGAGCAACAGTTGGCTCTTGAGGAAGCTGCAATGAAAGGTAGGGATCATCTTTCTTGGGAAGAGGCGGAAGAGCTTGCCTCCCAAGAAGAAGCTTGTAGGGCACAGCTGGACCAACTCCATCAAACATGGAATGACAGGGAGATGCGTACAACTTCTCTCATAAAGAGAGAAGCTGACATAAAAAGTGCCCTGGTTTCTTCTGAATGCCATTTTCAATCTCTTATTAATACTGAAGAGATGGGAGAGCCACACATATTAGGAAGTAAAGCACTGTTGTCCTTGTTAGTTAAGCCCTTCTCTGAATTGGAATCTCTGGATAAGTCATTGTCAATTTGTGGTGGTTCTGTTATTTCTCGTTCGGACGAGTTTTCTAATTTGGCAGATCTTATGAGTTCAGGGTACTCAATATCTGAATATATCTGGAAATTTGGTGGCTTATTGAACAGCCATTCTTTTTTTATTTGGAAAGTGTGTGTTGTGGATTCTTTTCTGGATTTGTGCATACATGATGTTGCTTCATCTGTGGATCAAAATTTAGGATTTGACCAGCTTTTCAATGTTGTAAAGAGAAAGCTTGAAGCCCAACTTCAAGAACATATTTGTCGATACCTGAAGGAACGAGTTGCTGCTTCTTTCTTGGCTTGGTTGGACAGAGAAAATGAGCGTTTGAAGCTATTGGCAGAGACAACAAAGGAACTTCCTATGGACCAACTGAAAAAAGATGTTGGCATTGTCAGGAAGGTCCAGCTCATGCTTGAGGAGTACTGTAATGCACATGAAACTGCAAGAGCAGTGAGATCAGCAGCTTCCACCATGAAAAAGCACGGAAATGAACTCAAAGAGGCTTTTCACAAGACTGGCCTAGAGATTGTCCAATTAGAATGGATGCATGATGCTTTAATCCCTTCACAGAAGAGCAGAGCCACATTTCAGAAATTTCTTGCTATTGAGGATAACCTATATTCCATTATCTTAAACCTCAGCAGACCTAATTTGCTTGAAGGTATACAATCTGCTATAAAAAAATTGGCTAGGTCTATAGATTGCCTGCAAGCTTGTGAACGAAATTCCATTGTGGCAGAAGGGCAGCTTGAGAGAGCAATGGGATGGGCTTGTGGTGGTCCAACTTCCAGTATGACTGGAAATATGTCTAATAAAACTTCAGGAATTCCTCCTGAGTTTCATGACCATCTGATGAGGCGACAAAAATTGCTATGGGAAGCTAGGGAAAAGGCATCAGATATTGTCAAAATTTGCATGTCAATATTAGAATTTGAAGCATCAAGAGATGGGATTTTTCGAATCCCCGGAGAGATTTATCCTGTGATGACTGGTGGTGATGGCAGGACCTGGCAGCAAGCTTACTTGAATGCATTAACAAAATTGGAGGTTACGTACCATTCTTTTACAT GTGCCGAGCAAGAATGGAAGCTTGCACAAAGCAGTATGGAAGCTGCATCCAGTGGCTTGTATTCTGCAACTAATGAACTATGCATTGCATCTCTTAAAGCAAAGTCAGCTTCAG GTGATTTGCAGAGCACTGTTCTTGCAATGAGAGACTGTGCATATGAAGCTAGTGTTGCTCTATCCGCTTTTGGTCGTGTATCAAGGGGCCATACTGCTTTGACTTCTGAATCTGGCACCATGCTTGATGAG GTTCTTGCAATAACTGAAGATCTGCATGATGTTTATATATTGGGAAAGGAGGCTTCTGCAGTACACCATTCTCTTATGGAGGATCTTTCAAAG GCAAATGCAATCCTTCTTCCACTTGAATCAGTATTGTCTAAAGATGTGACTGCCATGACAGATGCAATGAATAGGGAAAGAGAGACTAAGATGGAAGTATCTCCAATTCATGGACAAGCCATATACCAATCTTATCGTGTGCGAATTAGGGAGGCTATTCAGACATTTATGCCCCTGGTACCATCATTTACATTATCCGTGAAGGGACTATATTTGATACTGATGAGGCTGGCACGAACTGCAAGTCTTCATGCTGGCAATCTCCATAAG GCTCTTGAAGGACTAGCAGAAAGCCAGGATGTAAAATCACAGGGAATTAGTTTGTCAAGGGCGGATCTTGATGGTGGTCCTAATGAATTTGATGACAAGGGAAGTGATAGACTCTCTACTTCTGATGGTGGGAGCACTAAAGATTTCCTTGGTGATACTGGACTCTCTTTGCAAGATAAAGGATGGATTTCTCCACCAGACAGCATATGCAGTGGCAGCTCAGAATCTGGAATTACTGAAGCAAGTCTTGTGGATAGCTCCAGTGATCTGGCAGAAGTAATAGGACAATTTTCACATAGCAGGGTTGTGACAGACTGTCTTAATTCTGCTCCATCTTCTCAAGCTCATTACCAGGAACTTTCACAATCTGGTCAGTTAATATCCAAATGTGAGGAGGTGAACAATAGTGATAATAGTTATGTTACAGGAGCTAGTGAGTTAAATGAACACCGAAAATCTGCGGCATTATCAAGTGGTGAAGCTGCAACTGCCCATGTTGAGTCTTTGCTACCTCTGAATGAGGACAACTCAACACTGAAATATGATGTTAAAGATGATGGCATATCCTCATTAAGCAAAGTTAAGATTGAAGATGAAAATCTTGAAGCTTCGCATCCTAATTCTCGCATTGGGAACAGAGTGGCCAGAG GTAAAAATGCATATGCTATCTCAGTGCTAAGGCGAATTGAGATGAAAATAGATGGTCGAGATATTGCTGAAAACAG AGAAATTAGTGTTGGAGAGCAAGTGGATTATCTAATTAAGCAAGCAACGAGTGTAGATAATCTTTGCAACATGTATGAAGGTTGGACACCTTGGATTTGA